The Phenylobacterium koreense genome window below encodes:
- the parC gene encoding DNA topoisomerase IV subunit A, with protein MTKHTPPPGEGDGDRIIDEPLTEALSRRYLAYALSTITGRALPDVRDGMKPVHRRLMYAMRQLRLDPNTTAKKCARVVGDVIGKYHPHGDVAVYEALVRLAQDFAQRYPLVDGQGNFGNIDGDNAAAMRYTECKLTVAAQLLLDGIDEDAVDFRPTYDGEDEEPVVLPAGFPNLLANGSSGIAVGMATSIAPHNAAELIDACLVLLQDPNADTARLMEHVQGPDFPTGGVIVEPRESLIETYATGRGGVRVRARWEKEEAGRGTYQIVITEIPYQVKKADLVEQLADLIETKKAPLLGDVRDESAEDVRLVLEPKSRNVEPEVLMESLFKLSALESRFPVNMNVLDARGAPGVMGLRQLLQSFLDHRREVVVRRARFRLDKIEARLHILDGLVIAFLNLDEVIRIVRYEDEPKAKLIEAFALTDIQADAILNTRLRQLAKLEEMELRREHAELVEERDGLLKMLASDAAQWKLVGVGLKDVKAILGPDTNLGRRRSTFDTAPVVDADAAIEAMIVREPITVILSARGWIRAAKGKVEDPSELKFKEGDKLGFIVPAETTDKLLIFASDGRFFTIGCDKLPGARGHGEPLRLMLDLEDKVDIVDIFPHKPGTKRVIASKEGYGFILPEEEAISFRRAGKQVLNAGEKGAAFCLPMSGDHFAVIGDNGKILIFPLSELPEMPRGKGVKLQAYREGGLRDGMVFAAEEGASWIDTAGRTRVWGEWRDWLGRRSAAGKLAPKGFPTSKRFKPK; from the coding sequence ATGACCAAGCACACTCCACCGCCCGGTGAGGGCGACGGCGATCGCATTATCGACGAGCCGCTGACCGAGGCTCTTTCTCGGCGCTACCTGGCCTATGCGCTCTCGACCATCACCGGTCGGGCGCTGCCGGACGTGCGCGACGGGATGAAGCCGGTGCACAGGCGGCTGATGTACGCCATGCGTCAACTGCGGCTCGACCCGAACACGACCGCCAAGAAGTGTGCGCGCGTGGTTGGGGACGTGATCGGTAAGTATCACCCGCACGGTGACGTGGCGGTCTATGAGGCGCTGGTGCGCCTGGCCCAGGACTTCGCCCAGCGCTATCCGCTGGTCGATGGCCAGGGAAACTTCGGCAATATCGACGGCGATAACGCCGCGGCCATGCGATACACCGAGTGCAAGCTCACGGTCGCCGCCCAGCTCCTGCTGGACGGCATCGACGAGGACGCGGTCGACTTCCGCCCGACCTATGACGGCGAGGACGAAGAGCCGGTGGTGCTGCCGGCCGGCTTCCCCAACCTGCTGGCCAACGGATCGAGCGGCATCGCCGTCGGCATGGCGACCTCGATCGCGCCGCACAACGCCGCCGAGCTGATCGACGCCTGCCTCGTGCTGCTGCAGGACCCGAACGCCGACACCGCGCGCCTAATGGAACACGTGCAGGGTCCCGACTTCCCGACCGGCGGGGTGATCGTCGAGCCGCGAGAGAGCTTGATCGAGACCTACGCCACCGGCCGCGGCGGCGTGCGGGTGCGTGCGCGCTGGGAGAAGGAAGAAGCCGGCCGCGGGACCTACCAGATCGTCATCACCGAGATTCCGTATCAGGTGAAGAAGGCCGACCTGGTCGAGCAACTGGCCGACCTGATCGAGACCAAGAAGGCTCCGCTGCTGGGCGACGTGCGCGACGAGAGCGCCGAGGACGTGCGCCTGGTGCTCGAGCCCAAGAGCCGCAACGTCGAGCCCGAAGTGCTCATGGAGAGCCTCTTCAAGCTTTCCGCCCTGGAGAGCCGGTTCCCGGTCAACATGAACGTCCTGGACGCGCGCGGCGCGCCGGGTGTCATGGGCCTGCGCCAACTGCTGCAGTCGTTCCTGGACCACCGCCGCGAGGTGGTGGTGCGCCGGGCGCGGTTCCGCCTCGACAAGATCGAGGCCCGACTGCACATCCTGGACGGCCTGGTCATCGCCTTCCTGAACCTGGATGAGGTGATCCGCATCGTCCGCTACGAGGACGAGCCGAAGGCGAAACTGATCGAGGCCTTCGCCCTCACCGACATCCAGGCGGACGCGATCCTCAACACCCGACTGCGGCAACTGGCCAAGCTCGAGGAAATGGAGCTGCGCCGCGAGCATGCCGAACTGGTGGAAGAGCGCGATGGCCTGCTGAAGATGCTCGCCTCCGATGCTGCTCAGTGGAAGCTCGTGGGCGTGGGACTGAAGGACGTGAAGGCGATCCTCGGACCCGACACCAACCTCGGCCGCCGGCGCTCGACCTTCGACACCGCGCCGGTGGTGGACGCCGATGCGGCCATCGAGGCGATGATCGTGCGCGAGCCGATCACGGTGATCCTCTCGGCGCGGGGCTGGATCCGGGCCGCCAAGGGCAAGGTCGAGGATCCGTCGGAGCTGAAGTTCAAGGAGGGCGACAAGCTCGGCTTCATCGTCCCTGCCGAGACCACCGACAAGCTGCTGATCTTCGCCTCGGACGGCCGGTTCTTCACGATCGGCTGCGACAAGCTGCCGGGGGCGCGGGGCCATGGCGAGCCGTTGCGCCTGATGCTCGACCTGGAAGACAAGGTCGATATCGTGGACATCTTCCCTCATAAGCCGGGGACCAAGCGGGTCATCGCGTCGAAGGAAGGCTACGGCTTCATCCTGCCCGAGGAGGAGGCGATCAGCTTCCGGCGCGCCGGCAAGCAGGTGCTGAACGCCGGCGAAAAGGGGGCGGCCTTCTGCCTGCCGATGAGCGGCGACCACTTCGCGGTGATCGGCGACAACGGCAAGATCCTGATCTTCCCGCTTTCGGAGCTGCCGGAGATGCCGCGCGGCAAGGGAGTGAAGCTGCAGGCCTACCGCGAGGGCGGCCTGCGCGACGGGATGGTGTTCGCGGCCGAGGAGGGCGCGAGCTGGATCGACACCGCCGGGCGCACGCGCGTCTGGGGCGAGTGGCGCGACTGGCTGGGTCGGCGTTCGGCGGCCGGCAAGCTTGCGCCCAAGGGTTTCCCGACCAGCAAGCGATTCAAGCCCAAGTAG
- the recO gene encoding DNA repair protein RecO, with translation MEFEDEAFVLSARAYGETGAIVELLTARHGKYAAHVAGGASRRMKPFLQAGARTLVRYRARVSDQLGSAALEPVGEGPAVLFDDRMALAGLSAAAAVAAAALPEREPHPGVFLAFEALTAALMIPDIWPAVFVRFEAGLLQELGFGLDLSKCAATGAVDDLIYVSPRTGRAVSRAAGEPYKDRLLPLPPFMLSAQTGLAEGDVKAGFDLTAHFLELFVFGPLNKPLPPARVWLMERLAEGGRL, from the coding sequence ATGGAGTTCGAGGACGAGGCCTTCGTGCTGTCGGCTCGCGCCTATGGCGAGACCGGGGCGATCGTCGAGCTGCTGACCGCCCGGCACGGCAAGTACGCCGCGCACGTGGCCGGCGGCGCGTCCCGCCGGATGAAGCCGTTCCTGCAGGCCGGCGCGCGGACGCTGGTGCGCTATCGGGCGCGGGTGTCGGACCAACTCGGCTCGGCGGCCCTCGAGCCGGTCGGGGAGGGGCCTGCAGTCCTGTTCGACGACCGGATGGCGCTGGCCGGTCTTTCGGCCGCGGCGGCCGTAGCTGCGGCGGCGTTGCCCGAGCGCGAGCCGCATCCGGGAGTCTTCCTGGCGTTCGAGGCCCTGACCGCCGCCCTGATGATCCCCGACATCTGGCCGGCGGTGTTCGTGCGGTTCGAGGCGGGTCTGCTTCAGGAGCTCGGCTTCGGCCTCGATCTCTCGAAGTGCGCCGCGACCGGCGCCGTCGACGACCTGATCTATGTGAGCCCCCGCACCGGCCGGGCCGTCAGCCGGGCGGCCGGGGAACCCTACAAAGACCGCTTGCTGCCTCTGCCGCCCTTCATGCTCTCGGCGCAGACGGGCCTGGCGGAGGGCGACGTGAAGGCAGGTTTCGACCTGACCGCCCACTTCCTCGAGCTCTTCGTGTTCGGCCCGCTCAACAAGCCGCTGCCGCCGGCGCGGGTGTGGCTGATGGAGCGCCTGGCCGAGGGCGGGCGGCTTTAG
- the era gene encoding GTPase Era, producing MTTRAGFAAIIGAPNAGKSTLTNRLVGAKVTIVTQKVQTTRFPVRGVAMAGEAQIVLVDTPGIFSPRRRLDRAMVRSAWGGADEADVTVHLVDVQAELAAAEPGAKAADKRSAADVETIVEGLKTAGKQVILALNKIDGVKRERLLGLAQRLFDTGVYSEVFMISAADGAGVDDLKARLAELMPEGPWLYPEEQTADLPARLLAAEITREKLFLRVHEELPYAAAVETTAFQERKDGSVRIEQSIYVERESQRPIVLGKNGQTLKWIGQRAREELIELLDRPVHLFLHVKVDERWADKREFYGDVGLDFDA from the coding sequence ATGACCACCCGCGCCGGCTTCGCCGCGATTATCGGAGCCCCCAATGCGGGGAAATCGACCCTGACCAACCGCCTGGTCGGGGCCAAGGTCACCATCGTGACCCAGAAGGTCCAAACCACCCGCTTTCCGGTGCGTGGCGTGGCCATGGCCGGCGAGGCCCAGATCGTGCTGGTCGACACCCCCGGTATCTTCTCGCCGCGCCGGCGCCTCGACCGGGCGATGGTCCGTTCGGCCTGGGGCGGCGCGGACGAGGCGGACGTGACCGTGCACCTGGTCGACGTCCAGGCCGAGCTGGCCGCCGCTGAGCCGGGCGCCAAGGCCGCCGACAAGCGCTCGGCCGCCGACGTCGAGACGATCGTCGAAGGGCTGAAGACCGCCGGCAAGCAGGTGATCCTGGCCCTCAACAAGATCGACGGCGTCAAGCGCGAGCGCCTGCTGGGCCTGGCCCAGCGCCTGTTCGACACGGGTGTCTACTCCGAGGTCTTCATGATCTCGGCGGCGGACGGCGCTGGCGTGGACGACCTGAAGGCGCGGCTGGCCGAGCTGATGCCGGAAGGGCCCTGGCTCTACCCGGAGGAGCAGACCGCCGACCTGCCGGCGCGGCTGCTGGCCGCCGAGATCACCCGCGAGAAGCTGTTCCTGCGGGTGCACGAAGAGCTGCCTTACGCGGCCGCGGTCGAGACCACCGCCTTCCAGGAGCGCAAGGACGGGTCGGTGCGGATCGAACAGTCGATCTATGTGGAGCGCGAGAGCCAGCGGCCTATCGTGCTGGGCAAGAACGGGCAGACGCTGAAGTGGATCGGCCAGAGGGCGCGTGAGGAACTGATCGAGCTGCTGGACCGGCCGGTGCACCTGTTCCTGCATGTGAAGGTGGACGAGCGCTGGGCCGACAAGCGGGAGTTCTACGGCGATGTGGGCCTGGACTTCGACGCCTGA
- the rnc gene encoding ribonuclease III, with amino-acid sequence MNRREAAVAALEGRIGHVFHDRELLERALTHASVGEGALKVRHYERLEFLGDRVLNLLAAERLMALNPDAREGEMSRLMAGLVNYHACARVARRIGLPEALRMAPSATKIGARDKDTVLGDACEALIGALYIDDGLEAARAFFLEFWTDEFARLDEPRTKDPKTQLQEWAQGRGLALPAYKVVGREGPDHAPVFTVSVNVGDYEPEQAEGHSRQEAEKAAATMMLLKREGPK; translated from the coding sequence ATGAATAGGCGAGAAGCCGCGGTCGCCGCACTCGAAGGCCGCATCGGCCACGTTTTTCACGACCGCGAGCTTCTGGAACGCGCCCTGACCCACGCCAGCGTGGGGGAGGGCGCGCTGAAGGTGCGGCATTACGAGCGCCTCGAATTCCTGGGCGATCGGGTGCTGAACCTGCTGGCGGCCGAGCGGCTGATGGCGCTGAATCCGGATGCGCGGGAAGGCGAGATGAGCCGGCTGATGGCGGGGCTGGTCAACTATCACGCCTGCGCGCGAGTGGCTCGGCGGATCGGCCTGCCCGAGGCGCTGCGCATGGCGCCCAGCGCCACCAAGATCGGGGCGAGGGACAAGGACACCGTCCTGGGCGACGCCTGCGAGGCCCTGATCGGCGCCCTATATATCGACGACGGGCTGGAAGCGGCGCGCGCCTTCTTCCTGGAGTTCTGGACCGACGAGTTCGCCCGGCTCGATGAGCCGCGGACCAAGGACCCCAAAACCCAGCTTCAGGAGTGGGCGCAGGGCCGCGGCCTGGCGTTGCCCGCCTACAAGGTGGTCGGCCGCGAAGGGCCCGACCACGCCCCGGTGTTCACCGTCTCGGTGAACGTCGGCGACTACGAACCCGAGCAGGCCGAAGGCCATTCCAGGCAGGAGGCCGAGAAGGCCGCCGCCACGATGATGCTGTTGAAACGAGAAGGACCTAAATGA
- the lepB gene encoding signal peptidase I — MTDRAQTAQHPEKASGVNDFVEIVKTVAYALLIALFLRVLFFQPFTIPSASMEPTLLEGDYIIVSKYSYGYSRHSIPFSPPLFRGRIMERSPQRGDIIVFKLPRDGHTDYIKRLIGLPGDRVQMREGRLWINGKEIPRNELPPVMIDSGFGFTRNVQRFQETFPNGRTFVTYDFGPDGEMDNTPTFVVPEGHYFFMGDNRDNSLDSRAPMEIGVGFVPAENLVGKAQVILLSWDPAASLFKPWTWVLDARPSRFFNVLQ; from the coding sequence ATGACCGACCGCGCACAGACCGCCCAGCACCCGGAGAAGGCGAGCGGGGTGAACGACTTCGTCGAAATCGTGAAGACCGTCGCCTACGCCCTTCTCATCGCGCTGTTCCTGCGCGTCCTGTTCTTCCAGCCGTTCACCATCCCGTCGGCCTCGATGGAGCCGACCCTGCTGGAAGGCGACTACATCATCGTCTCGAAGTACTCCTACGGCTATTCGCGCCACTCGATCCCGTTCAGCCCGCCGCTCTTCAGGGGCCGGATCATGGAACGCTCGCCGCAGCGGGGAGACATCATCGTCTTCAAGCTGCCGCGCGACGGCCACACCGACTACATCAAGCGCCTGATCGGCCTGCCTGGCGACCGCGTGCAGATGCGCGAGGGCCGTCTGTGGATCAACGGCAAGGAAATCCCGCGCAACGAACTGCCGCCGGTGATGATCGATTCCGGCTTCGGCTTCACCCGCAACGTCCAGCGGTTCCAGGAGACGTTCCCGAACGGCAGGACGTTCGTGACCTATGACTTCGGACCGGACGGGGAGATGGACAACACTCCGACCTTCGTGGTGCCGGAGGGCCACTACTTCTTCATGGGCGACAACCGCGACAACTCCCTCGACAGCCGCGCGCCGATGGAGATCGGCGTCGGCTTCGTCCCGGCGGAGAACCTGGTGGGCAAGGCGCAAGTCATCCTGCTCTCCTGGGATCCTGCCGCATCGCTGTTCAAGCCGTGGACCTGGGTGCTCGACGCCCGGCCCAGCCGGTTCTTCAACGTCCTGCAATGA
- a CDS encoding EamA family transporter — protein sequence MSRPALPASHILLALAVVAVWGTNFVVIRIGLDHLPPLTFAALRFSFALLPAVFFLKKPDVPWGNLAGYGVLIGAGQFGLLYIAMKGFISPGLASLVVQTQVFFTIGLAMWLAKERIRSFQILALALAAIGLLVIISHNTDASVTPLGLLLVLGAAASWAGGNAFSRAAGQVNMLAYVVWASLFSAPALIALALAVEGPGAMIEGVRAANAATWAAVLWQSVGNTLFGYAAWGWLLSRHPAATITPMAMLVPVFGMGASAIFLGESLPGWKLGAAALVMSGLALNIFWPRLEGRLTRPASQTEG from the coding sequence ATGAGCCGGCCCGCCCTCCCAGCTTCGCACATTCTCCTCGCCCTGGCCGTGGTCGCGGTGTGGGGGACCAATTTCGTGGTCATCCGGATCGGCCTGGACCACCTGCCGCCGCTGACCTTCGCGGCCCTGCGCTTCAGTTTCGCGCTGCTCCCAGCGGTGTTCTTCCTCAAGAAGCCGGACGTGCCCTGGGGCAACCTTGCCGGTTATGGGGTGCTGATCGGCGCAGGCCAGTTCGGCCTGCTCTACATCGCCATGAAGGGCTTCATCTCGCCCGGCCTCGCCTCGCTGGTCGTCCAGACCCAGGTGTTCTTCACCATCGGCCTGGCCATGTGGCTTGCGAAGGAACGCATTCGCTCCTTCCAGATCCTCGCCCTGGCCCTGGCGGCCATCGGCCTCCTGGTGATCATCAGCCACAACACCGACGCCTCGGTGACGCCGCTTGGCCTGCTGCTGGTGCTGGGCGCGGCGGCGAGCTGGGCCGGCGGCAACGCCTTCTCACGCGCCGCGGGCCAGGTGAACATGCTGGCCTACGTCGTCTGGGCCAGCCTCTTCTCGGCGCCGGCCCTGATCGCCCTGGCCCTCGCCGTCGAAGGCCCCGGCGCAATGATCGAAGGCGTGCGCGCCGCCAACGCCGCCACCTGGGCCGCGGTGCTCTGGCAATCGGTGGGCAATACGCTCTTCGGCTACGCCGCCTGGGGATGGCTGCTGTCGCGCCACCCGGCCGCGACCATCACGCCCATGGCCATGCTGGTCCCGGTCTTCGGCATGGGCGCTTCGGCGATCTTCCTGGGCGAGAGCCTGCCCGGCTGGAAGCTCGGCGCGGCCGCGCTGGTCATGAGCGGCCTGGCGCTCAACATCTTCTGGCCCAGGCTGGAAGGCCGCCTCACGCGTCCGGCCAGCCAGACCGAGGGCTGA
- the acpS gene encoding holo-ACP synthase: MIIGIGSDLSDIRRVAETLERFGDRFTQRIFTEIERTRSDRKPDRAASYAKRFAAKEACSKALGTGLRAGVFWRDMGVVNMRSGQPTMALTGGAAKRLEAMTPPGHKVVIHLSLTDDHPYAQAFVIIEAVPE; encoded by the coding sequence TTGATCATCGGCATCGGCTCGGATCTTTCCGATATCCGTCGGGTGGCCGAGACCCTGGAGCGGTTCGGCGACCGCTTCACCCAGCGCATCTTCACCGAGATCGAGCGCACGCGATCGGACCGCAAGCCGGACCGAGCGGCCAGCTACGCCAAGCGCTTTGCGGCCAAGGAAGCCTGTTCCAAGGCCCTGGGCACCGGGCTCAGGGCCGGAGTCTTCTGGCGAGACATGGGCGTGGTGAACATGCGCTCAGGCCAGCCGACCATGGCGCTGACCGGCGGCGCGGCGAAGCGGCTGGAGGCCATGACCCCGCCCGGCCATAAGGTGGTGATCCACCTGTCGCTGACCGACGACCACCCCTATGCGCAGGCCTTCGTGATCATCGAGGCCGTGCCGGAGTAG
- a CDS encoding pyridoxine 5'-phosphate synthase has product MNKLRLGVNIDHVATIRNARGSNYPDPVRAAELAIAAGADGITAHLREDRRHISDADIDALAAITRKRGRPLNFEMAVTPEMEAIALSHLPHAACLVPERREERTTEGGLDVVGGHNHIAPVVSKLAAAGVRVSCFIDADPAQAAASKAMGAQVVELHTGAYCDAVRDRSPNAGKLLEALRVTAAEAGRLGLEVHAGHGIDYETVKPVAAIPEVMELNIGHFLIGEAIFVGLAPAIQRMRALMDEARAGRAA; this is encoded by the coding sequence GTGAACAAGCTTCGGCTGGGCGTGAACATCGACCATGTGGCGACCATCCGGAACGCCCGTGGGAGCAACTATCCCGACCCGGTGCGGGCGGCCGAACTGGCCATCGCGGCCGGGGCCGACGGGATCACCGCTCACCTGCGCGAGGATCGGCGGCATATCTCCGACGCCGATATCGACGCCTTGGCCGCGATCACCCGCAAGCGTGGCCGGCCGCTGAACTTCGAGATGGCGGTGACCCCCGAAATGGAGGCCATCGCCCTGTCGCACCTGCCGCATGCGGCCTGCCTGGTGCCCGAGCGGCGCGAGGAGCGCACGACGGAGGGCGGGCTGGACGTGGTCGGCGGCCACAACCACATCGCCCCGGTGGTGAGCAAGCTGGCCGCCGCGGGCGTACGCGTCTCCTGCTTCATCGACGCCGACCCGGCTCAGGCGGCCGCGTCCAAGGCCATGGGCGCCCAGGTGGTCGAACTGCACACCGGCGCCTATTGCGACGCCGTCCGCGATCGCTCACCCAATGCCGGCAAGCTGCTGGAGGCCCTGCGCGTGACGGCCGCCGAAGCCGGGCGGCTCGGCCTGGAGGTCCATGCCGGCCACGGTATCGACTATGAGACCGTCAAACCGGTCGCCGCGATCCCCGAGGTCATGGAGCTGAACATCGGCCACTTCCTGATCGGCGAGGCGATCTTCGTGGGCCTGGCCCCAGCGATCCAGCGGATGCGGGCCCTGATGGACGAGGCGCGCGCCGGGAGGGCGGCTTGA
- the pyrE gene encoding orotate phosphoribosyltransferase, translating to MNTEDVLEEFRASGALREGHFVLSSGLHSGTFLQKNLVFQYPERTERLCKALAAKIKEAVGEVDLCISPAVGGIIPGYETARALGVPSMYVEREGGEFKLRRAFAIPPGARIAMVEDIVSTGLSSRECVEAIKKAGGNVVVAACIVDRSGGRADPGAPFVALARLDVPAYPADQLPPELAAIPIEDPGSRRLNK from the coding sequence ATGAACACTGAAGACGTCCTGGAAGAGTTCCGCGCCTCGGGCGCCCTGCGCGAAGGCCACTTCGTCCTGTCGAGCGGCCTGCATTCCGGGACCTTCCTCCAGAAAAACCTGGTTTTTCAGTATCCGGAGCGCACCGAGCGGCTGTGCAAGGCGCTGGCGGCGAAGATCAAGGAAGCGGTCGGCGAGGTCGATCTGTGCATCTCGCCGGCCGTCGGCGGGATCATCCCCGGCTACGAGACCGCCCGCGCCCTCGGCGTTCCGTCGATGTACGTCGAGCGGGAAGGCGGAGAGTTCAAGCTGCGCCGCGCCTTCGCGATCCCGCCGGGCGCGCGGATCGCCATGGTCGAGGACATCGTCTCGACAGGCCTTTCATCGCGCGAGTGCGTCGAGGCGATCAAGAAGGCCGGCGGAAACGTCGTCGTCGCGGCCTGCATCGTCGATCGCTCCGGCGGCCGGGCCGATCCGGGCGCGCCCTTCGTCGCCCTGGCCCGGCTGGACGTGCCGGCCTATCCCGCCGACCAACTGCCGCCGGAACTGGCGGCGATCCCCATCGAGGACCCCGGGAGCCGGAGGCTCAACAAGTGA
- a CDS encoding amidase: protein MTPDERRRLGERLHAFVTTFDPPLSAGGPTLAVKDLIDVAGVPTGGGGVVPLDPAPACHATVVQRLIDAGYGVVGKTHTVELACGGWGTNRVVGAPWNPWDPSVHRAPGGSSSGSAVAVAAGLCDVALGTDTGGSVRIPAAACGVVGIKPGRGLVSTRGVHDLAPSLDTVGVLARSVADAAQALAAMSGPDDGFSARPAFDAAAALATPVKGWRVAALPLSAVPDIHPDVAAHYEEALRKLRALDVVVEEARLPRPFSDYFAPNGWLMTAEGWRVRGAHVEAHGERMDPWIRRRFEAGREVTDAQLAQAQAQRAAHQAEFGAWMASYHALVSPTSPIPAPPIAEADETTSPFSAMTRAGNYLDISAANLPIGLAKTGMPIGFQVMGGDADETSVVALAAALERVSGWNGRMPDLSGFS from the coding sequence ATGACGCCGGACGAGCGCCGGCGCTTGGGCGAACGGCTGCACGCCTTCGTCACGACGTTCGATCCGCCGCTGAGCGCCGGGGGCCCGACCCTGGCGGTCAAGGACCTGATCGACGTCGCCGGGGTTCCGACCGGCGGCGGGGGCGTGGTTCCCCTCGATCCCGCGCCGGCCTGCCACGCGACGGTCGTCCAGCGCCTGATCGACGCCGGCTATGGCGTGGTGGGCAAGACCCACACGGTCGAGCTGGCCTGCGGCGGCTGGGGAACCAACCGTGTGGTGGGCGCGCCGTGGAACCCCTGGGACCCCTCGGTGCATCGCGCGCCGGGCGGCTCGTCGAGCGGATCGGCCGTGGCGGTCGCCGCCGGGCTCTGCGACGTGGCGCTCGGCACCGACACCGGCGGCTCGGTGCGGATCCCGGCCGCGGCCTGCGGCGTCGTAGGGATCAAGCCGGGCAGGGGCCTCGTCTCGACCCGCGGCGTCCATGACCTGGCGCCCAGCCTCGACACAGTCGGGGTGCTGGCGCGATCGGTGGCGGACGCGGCGCAGGCGCTGGCGGCCATGTCCGGGCCCGATGACGGCTTTTCGGCCCGTCCTGCGTTCGACGCGGCCGCCGCGCTTGCGACGCCGGTCAAGGGCTGGCGCGTGGCCGCGCTTCCGCTGTCGGCGGTCCCGGACATCCACCCGGACGTCGCCGCGCACTACGAGGAGGCCCTGCGCAAGCTTCGGGCTCTGGACGTGGTGGTCGAGGAGGCGCGGTTGCCGCGGCCGTTCTCGGACTATTTCGCGCCCAATGGCTGGCTGATGACCGCCGAGGGCTGGCGGGTGCGCGGGGCGCACGTCGAGGCGCATGGCGAGCGCATGGACCCTTGGATCCGCCGGCGCTTCGAAGCCGGCCGCGAGGTGACCGACGCCCAGCTCGCCCAGGCCCAGGCGCAGCGGGCGGCCCATCAGGCCGAATTCGGCGCCTGGATGGCGTCCTATCACGCCCTGGTCAGCCCGACCTCGCCGATCCCGGCCCCGCCCATCGCCGAGGCCGACGAAACCACCTCGCCGTTTTCGGCCATGACCCGCGCCGGCAACTATCTGGACATATCGGCAGCAAACCTGCCGATTGGGCTCGCAAAAACAGGGATGCCGATAGGCTTCCAGGTCATGGGCGGCGACGCCGACGAGACCTCCGTCGTCGCCCTCGCGGCGGCCCTGGAGAGGGTGTCGGGATGGAATGGGCGCATGCCCGACCTTTCGGGGTTCTCCTGA